The following DNA comes from Mucilaginibacter jinjuensis.
CGCCCTGTGAAAGCGGACCGTATACAATATACGAGTGGCCGGTTATCCAGCCAATATCTGCCGTACAGAAATAAACATCGCCGGGGTTATATTGGAATGTATTGGCAAAGGTATAACCTGCATACACCATATAACCGCCACAGGTATGCACCACCCCTTTAGGTTTACCGGTTGAGCCTGATGTATACAGAATGAACAGCATATCCTCGGCATCCATCTCTTCTACCGGGCATTCAGGATTTCCCTGAGTTTCTACTTTCTTAATTTCATCTTCCCACCAAACATCGCGGCCCTTAATCATCGATACCGGGGTACGGCTGCGGGTTAATACAATTACACGTTTAACCGATGGGCATTGCACCAAAGCGTCATCAATTACCGATTTCAGCGGCAAGTCCTTCGTTCCACGGAAACCACCATCGGCAGTAATTACTAAAGCGCACTCTGCATCCTTAATCCTGTCGGCAATTGATTGGGCAGAAAACCCACCAAATACCACCGAGTGGATAGCGCCAATACGGGCACAAGCCAATACGGCTATAGCCAGCTCGGGCAGCATTGGCATGTAAATACAAATACGGTCGCCTTTTTTTACGCCGTTATTTTTCAACACGTTGGCAAATTGGCAAACCTTATCGTGCAGTTGTTTATAGGTTAAAATGCGATGATCTTCGGTTGGGTCGTTAGGCTCCCAGATAATGGCAGGTTTATCGCCCAGGGCATCGAGGTGGCGGTCGAGGCAGTTTTCTGTAATGTTCAGTTTTGCGCCTTCAAACCATTTTACATTGGGTTCTTTGAAGTTCCAGCTTAAAACATTGTCCCATTTTTTACGCCAGTGGAAGTTATCGGCAATGCCAGCCCAAAACTCTTCGGGCTGCTCAACACTATGTTTATAAACCTGGTGGTATTCTTCGAAAGATGAAATTTTCATGTTACTCATGATGGTATATAATGGTGGTGTAAATTAGTAAAATTATGTACATCGGCTATTAATATAAACACATCATTTTATGATATATGTTTACCCTAAAGGCACGAAAATGGTTAATACTTGGCGTTTGGTACATAGAGTGTAGTTTAGCATTAAAACCCTTACAGTTATGTGATAAGTTTTTAATTTAGGGGGTTAAAAACCTTATACCTATGAAACTGCTTATCTCGGCAATACTAATCCTAACAGTTCAATACAGTACCAGGGCACAAACTACGCGCACGTTGTTACAAGGAGAAATTTTATATGGCAAAGTCAAAAAAATTGCAGAGATGCAATACAGGGAAAGGCTTGCAACTGAGCAACCAACCATATTTAATAGTGCCGTTACAGATACTACTTTTTATGACGAAAACGGAAATACAACCGAAAGGCACGTAAAAGCTAATGGTGTTATTTACAATTTTGTATATACTACAGAATTTGATAAGCGCGGCAAAAAGCTTAAAACAACTTGCGACAAGGGAGTTTTAACTTATGACAAAAAGGGCAATATGATAAAGTTTGATCAGTATGATAAAGCAGGCGGTAATTTTATAGCAGAAGACAAACATAAATACGATAGCCATAACAACATGATTGAGTTTACCAGTTACAACAATAAAGGATATCTCACATTCAAAAAGGTTTTTAAGTACAATGATAAAAACCAACCGATTGAAGAAAAAAATTATGCTAATGATGGTACATTGAGTTATACCGTATTTTACACCTATAATGCTTTTGATGAAAATGGCAACTGGACCCAAAGAACTTTATCTGATAAATTCGAGAATGGAGCACAGGGCAGCCCGCTGATTACCACCCGTCAAATCACTTATTATCAATAGACAAGCACTTATTAACATGTGGATATCTTTTTGAATTATTTTTAAGCCAGTGTTGACTATTTGAAATAAAAAGCTGATATTTGCAAACTCTTTTGAGAAAAAGCGTAATCAATTTAAAAGATTTGTCATGTCAAGAATTTGTGATTTAACAGGAAAAAGCCCATTGAGCGGCCATAACGTTTCTAATTCAAACGTTAAGACTAACCGTAAGTTTTATCCTAATTTACAGATCAAGAAGTTTTATATACCCGAAGAAGACAAATGGATCACCTTAAAAGTATCTACTTCAGCTGTGAAAACTATCAGCAAAAACGGTATAACTGCTTGCATCAATAAATTTGTAAAAAAAGGATACATTTAGTAGTGATACATTAAACGTTTTGCGGATACGTAAAATGCTTAATAGTTGAACTGAAGAATTTACTAACGGCGTACCTAACACGTACAAAGTATAACAAGAAAAGAAAATGGCTAAAAAAGGCAACAGAGTTCAGGTAATTTTAGAGTGCACCGAGCATAAAGAGAGCGGTATGCCAGGTATGTCACGTTACATTACCACTAAGAACAAGAAAAATACAACTGAAAGATTAGAGTTAAAGAAATTTAACCCGGTTTTAAGAAAAGTAACCGTTCATAAAGAAATTAAGTAATTATTGGTTATTTGGTGTATTAAGTTATTAAGTGTATTAAGTTTCTAAAAGCCTAATAACTCAATAGCTGATAACTCAATAACTACAAACTAACAAAAAGATGGCAAAGAAAGTAGTTGCAACCCTGAAAACAGGTAAAGGTAAAGAATACTCGAAAGTAATTACAATGATTAAATCACCTAAAACTGGTGCTTATTCATTCAAAGAAGCAATTGTACATAACGATCACGTTAAAGATGCAATCGCTGAGGCTAAATAATTAAGCCTTTACTTTAAAGCATAAAAGCCGTCTTGCATTAGCCAGAGGGCTTTTTTTATTAAGCCAAAATTGGCTCAATAATCAAAATATCGAATACAGAATTCTGAATGCCGAATATCGAAGTATCGTAAAGTTATTTCAATAACAGAGGGATGCGGCTTAATTATTCGCACATTTGCATATCATCACATCTGCACATTAACTATGGGATTATTTGATTTTTTTAAGAAAAAAGAAAGTACACCACTTGAACAGCAGGCGCTGGATACCGGGCTGGAAAAAACGAAAGATAGTTTCCTCTCTAAAATATCCAAAGCCATTGCCGGTAAATCAACTGTTGATGATGATGTGCTCGATGAGCTGGAAGAAATTTTGGTTACCAGCGATGTGGGCGTTACCACTACCCTCAAAATTATTGAGCGGATACAGGAACGCGTTGCCCGCGACAAATATGTAAGCACAAGCGAATTAAATACGCTGCTGCGCGATGAGATCCAACATCTTTTAGCCGAAAACAACAGCAACGATTTTAACAGCTTCGAATATGGCAACCATAAGCCCTATGTAATTATGGTGGTGGGCGTTAACGGTGTAGGTAAAACTACCACCATTGGTAAACTGGCACATCAGTTAAAGCAAGCCGGCAACCAGGTTGTTCTGGGTGCTGCCGATACCTTCCGTGCTGCCGCGGTTGACCAGATCATTCTTTGGGGCGAGCGTGTTGGTGTGCGCGTAGTGGCTCAAGCCATGGGCTCAGACCCTGCTTCGGTTGCTTATGATACCCTGCGTTCGGCAGTATCAAATGGTGATGATGTGGCTATCATAGATACCGCTGGCCGTTTACATAATAAGGTTGGCTTGATGAACGAGCTGACCAAAATTAAAAACGTAATGCAAAAGGTTGTTCCCGGTGCACCGCATGAGATATTGCTGGTACTGGATGCTTCAACCGGACAAAACGCTATTGAACAATGCAAGCAGTTTACCCAGGCAACTGATGTAAACGCCCTTGCCCTAACCAAGCTTGATGGCACTGCCAAAGGCGGTGTGGTTATCGGCATCTCAGATCAGTTTAAGATCCCGGTTAAATACATCGGTGTTGGTGAAGGCATGAATGATTTGCAGTTGTTTGATAGAAAAGCATTCGTGAACAGTTTATTCAATAAATAAGACATACCCTATTTGTCATTGCGAGGTACGAAGCAATCTCCTCGCTTCCAAAGTATGCGACGAGATTGCCACGCTATCGCTCGCAATGACAAATTAGATGATACGTGGAGAAGGATTAAGAAAAGTTAATGAGAACAAAATCAATAGACAAAACAATTATTACCGCCAAACCTCGTGTAAACGTGGTTACTCTTGGCTGCTCTAAAAACACATACGACTCAGAAATACTGATGGGCCAGCTCAAAGGTAACATGTTCGATGTGGTGCATGAGAGCGATCGTGTGGGTAAAAACGATATCGTGGTAATTAATACCTGCGGTTTTATTGATAATGCCAAACAGGAGTCTATCGATACTATTCTTCAATACAGCCAGCTTAAAGATCAGGGCAAAGTGGGCAAGGTAATTGTTACCGGTTGCCTGTCTGAACGCTACAAACCTGAGCTGGAAGCCGAAATACCTAACATTGATAATTACTTCGGTACTAATGATCTGCAAAATTTATTGCAGTCAATCGGTGCCGATTATAAATACGAGTTACTGGGCGAACGCCTTTTAACCACCCCTTCGCACTTTGCCTATTTTAAAATTGCCGAAGGTTGTAACCGCCCATGTTCATTCTGTGCTATCCCGTTAATGCGCGGTAAGCACGTGAGTACACCAATGGATCAGCTGGTTAAAAATGCAGAGTCGCTGGCCAAAAACGGTACGAAGGAATTGATTTTGATTGCCCAGGATTTAACCTATTATGGCCTTGATCTTTACGGTAAACGTAACCTGGATGAGTTGCTTCGCCGCTTGTCTGATGTTAACGGTATCGAGTGGATCCGTTTGCAGTACGCGTACCCTTCTGGCTTCCCAATGGAAATTCTGGATGCGATGAACGAGCGCGATAACATTTGCAAGTACCTGGATATGCCTTTACAGCATATTACAGATAACATGCTGAAATCGATGCGCCGTGGTATTACTAAGCAAAAGACTATTGATATTGTAAATCAAATCCGCGATAAAGTACCGGGCATTGCTATGCGTACCACCTTGATTACGGGTTACCCTGGCGAAACTCAGCAGGATTTTGAAGAAATGGCCCAATGGGTTGAGGATACCAAGTTTGACCGTCTGGGTTGTTTCACCTACTCGCACGAAGAAAAAACCGCTGCCCATAACCTTGTTGACGATGTGCCTGAAGAGGTAAAACAAGACCGCGCCGACGCCATTATGGAAATTCAGCAAGGTATTTCGTTCGACAAGAATCAGGAGAAGATCGGCAATACTTACAAAGTATTGATCGACAAAATGGAAGGCGGATACTTTGCAGGCCGTACCCAATACGATTCGCCGGAGGTTGATAACGAGGTTTTGATCGATGCCACTACGCAATATGCTACTATCGGTACATTTGTAAATGTGAAGATTGATAACGCCGAGGACTTCGATCTTTATGGACAAATTGTAAAATAAACCACTTAGACAGTCGGCATTCTTTTTTGTTGATTTTAAAATATAATTTCGAATCCTTTATCAAGGTCAAGAAATATTGATGTTCAAAATAGAAAATCCGAAATTGAACATTCGAAATCCGAAATTAAACAATGGATGCTACCAGTATTACCTACAAAGACACCGGCTACTTTTCGAAAACGGTTACTGATTACTTAGAAGATCAACCAGATCTCCGTTCGTTTTATTCGTACCGCCCGGATCTGAAAGGGTTTGCCGAAATATTCAACGATAAAAAAGTAACTGCCGACCGCCCTTTACTGGTAGAAGTACTTACTCAACAATATCAAAGCATAACTGCTGTTAATGCAGAAGCTGTTATCCCCACAGAAAACATTGCTGCATTAGCTAATGAAAATACTTACACCGTTACTACCGGCCATCAGCTTAATATTTTTGCCGGTCCGCTGTTTTTCATTTATAAGATAGTAACAGCTATTAAGTTGTCACGCCAGTTAAAAGAA
Coding sequences within:
- the rimO gene encoding 30S ribosomal protein S12 methylthiotransferase RimO gives rise to the protein MRTKSIDKTIITAKPRVNVVTLGCSKNTYDSEILMGQLKGNMFDVVHESDRVGKNDIVVINTCGFIDNAKQESIDTILQYSQLKDQGKVGKVIVTGCLSERYKPELEAEIPNIDNYFGTNDLQNLLQSIGADYKYELLGERLLTTPSHFAYFKIAEGCNRPCSFCAIPLMRGKHVSTPMDQLVKNAESLAKNGTKELILIAQDLTYYGLDLYGKRNLDELLRRLSDVNGIEWIRLQYAYPSGFPMEILDAMNERDNICKYLDMPLQHITDNMLKSMRRGITKQKTIDIVNQIRDKVPGIAMRTTLITGYPGETQQDFEEMAQWVEDTKFDRLGCFTYSHEEKTAAHNLVDDVPEEVKQDRADAIMEIQQGISFDKNQEKIGNTYKVLIDKMEGGYFAGRTQYDSPEVDNEVLIDATTQYATIGTFVNVKIDNAEDFDLYGQIVK
- the ftsY gene encoding signal recognition particle-docking protein FtsY — protein: MGLFDFFKKKESTPLEQQALDTGLEKTKDSFLSKISKAIAGKSTVDDDVLDELEEILVTSDVGVTTTLKIIERIQERVARDKYVSTSELNTLLRDEIQHLLAENNSNDFNSFEYGNHKPYVIMVVGVNGVGKTTTIGKLAHQLKQAGNQVVLGAADTFRAAAVDQIILWGERVGVRVVAQAMGSDPASVAYDTLRSAVSNGDDVAIIDTAGRLHNKVGLMNELTKIKNVMQKVVPGAPHEILLVLDASTGQNAIEQCKQFTQATDVNALALTKLDGTAKGGVVIGISDQFKIPVKYIGVGEGMNDLQLFDRKAFVNSLFNK
- the rpmG gene encoding 50S ribosomal protein L33; amino-acid sequence: MAKKGNRVQVILECTEHKESGMPGMSRYITTKNKKNTTERLELKKFNPVLRKVTVHKEIK
- a CDS encoding DUF4295 domain-containing protein; the protein is MAKKVVATLKTGKGKEYSKVITMIKSPKTGAYSFKEAIVHNDHVKDAIAEAK
- the rpmB gene encoding 50S ribosomal protein L28, which translates into the protein MSRICDLTGKSPLSGHNVSNSNVKTNRKFYPNLQIKKFYIPEEDKWITLKVSTSAVKTISKNGITACINKFVKKGYI